The DNA region GCGGGTAAGTACAAtaggcaacaaaaaaataaatgtaaaataagcGACAAAATATTGCggaaaataatacaaaatacaaatgagCAACTAGGCAACTAAGCAAATAACAACTTGGTAGGTAAGTACAACAAGTAATTCAACAGGTTGGCTTTCTCTAattgattgtttttgtttttctctacatatacatatacatacacaaacgcacacataTCCATATACACATAATTGTATACATTGTTAAATGCattatattgaaaattgatCTGTTCatttcatatacatatattcatatatttgaTGGCTCCAAACAGTAAAACTCCTTGTATGTCCTGTGCATgtccacacacaaacagacaatatATACAAATCCATAATTGACCGATACTTAGAAACTGATCTGTTGTAAATACGTTTTAGGGTAGACTATGGATTAATTGACTACAATTACTAGAGATTACAAATGGTCGCTTAAATCTGCCATTCTCATTTCTCTGGAAGATTGAGCTGCTCCTCTGCTTATTCATCTCGTAtttggaaaacatttattaatagACAACAAGAAGACGACGACGAGATTATGCATACGTTGAGATATTGACAAGACATATTGACAACattataatttgttatttttcttcaaatttttgtttgtgtgaACTTTAATTCGTTTGTAGTTGAATTGGAAATTCCGTAATTAAAGCGCTCTGTATTTACTGGgtaatttcaaaaatgttccTTTTATTGTTCTTCCTAGGGAGGTTCCAATAGCTTCTGGCGCACTTTCATACAAACAAAACACttccatttaaataaaaattataaaattataatataaatatacataagccgtaataaaataaatttgtaagctACCATTGCAAACCCTCCCTAAGGTTGGGTCAAATTTATAACCTTCGATGGGAACCGAAGAACTTAAGCTACTTCGAGTGTTTTTGGTAACATTCTGTGTGTTCTGTTCTCTGTTCTGTTTTCAGTACTTAGATTATGACATAAGCTACAAGCCATTGTTAGTTAATTGTTAAGATACATACTCACTACGTGCTACGCAAACAAGGTCCTGCCTGACATGGGACATTCTCTAGCGAATTGGCATTACTCTTGGACATTCATCGAATCGTTACCATACATTTTAGGTGGCTTCAGGCGGTGGATATGTCGGGTGGCGTGGCAGGTTGGGGGTTAAGTGGGGGGCAGAGAGGCAGCAACTGCGTTGGCTACGCTGACTTCTAATCGGCATACTTTGGACCAGCCAAAATACTTTGTTCCTCGGGGGCTGAGCAGGCTAGGATTGGCAATGGCGGTCATTACACCTGCTTGGCGGCactggcattggcattggagCCACCCTGGTTATCTGTCTTCTGACGCACAGCAGTTTCGGGCAGGAAGAGCACCACAACGCCGCCAAAGATGCTCCAGGCGGTGAGCAGGGTCATCAAGAGATGACCCTCGATCTTGTTCTGAAAGATATACGTTCAGGGTTATGGGTAATCCTTATGGGTATGTCTCCGCAAAAGGAAAACTCACCAGGAGCGATAGGTAAGGAGTGAGGATCAGGGCCAAACCGGCGGCCACATTGCAGGCACCCACGCCCACATTGCGTATGGGCGTGGGATACAGTTCCGCCGTGTACACCGGCATGATGGTATTGCCAGCACTGATGGTGAACTTGCCCATCATCAGGAATGTGATCTTCAGCCAGAGCAGATCCGCATGCCCCTCGGTGATCGCCGCACAGCAGCAGGCGACGCCGGCACAGATCAAAGTGGCGCAAAAGAGCCACTTCTTGCCCACTTTGGTGATGATGTACATGGCCACGGCGATGGCGGGTATTTCGACTAGGCCAGCTAGCGCCTGCGGAAAATATAGATAAAACATAGTATTCAGGAGGGGATGTGGACGAGCAGGGCAAGTGGACAAGATGTCGGCTGGGCGCATTAAATCAGAGCGGCATCAAAGGTGCGCCCGGCGCtgtcaaaataaattatgcaataaaTTAGCCGAAAACATCGCTGTCACGCCCATTGTCGACTGCTGGACAGTGCTGAGCAGTTGGCTAGGAGAAGTCAGGAAAAATCGGACAACAAAGTACATATGTGCATCAAGTAAGGAGATGGATTTTTAGCCGATATTTCTAATTTTGtaagaaacaaaaatgtatattaaaatttaaatgtacaGCACAGCtattatattattcatataaaTAATGTTACCTGTACGGAAATTTTAAGACATGACGAACCTAAGATCTTTAGCCCACTTATTCCATTAGCTATTAGTTccactcaaaaaaaaacaaacaaacagacaagCATGGATTTCTGACTACATTAGATGGTTTAGCGCTTTAAAGCAATCAAATCCCGAACAAATGCCAAACATGCCGAGCATTTTGAACACTCAAGGCCCGCCAGCACTGTGCTCAACATTCTGCTGGCCAACTGCCAGGTGGAAGGGGCTAAGATGGCTGCGGGTGGAGCTGCGACCGCGGCAGGATTTATTTACTATATGGATGGTGGGTGAATGGGCGGTGGGTGTTGGGCAGTAACATCATAATTCGATTGCAAGCACATTTTCACGCCGTCCAGCCAAAGAACACTTGACATCGAACAGACAATCTTTAGTCAGCGTCTGATGGAATTGCTGACAAATCCAATTAGGGGGCCATCAGTTGGTGGACCTCTTGGCCATAGCTAAATGCCTGATTGCTCCTATATGTTGACAAGATTTCGGATGATGATTCCCAGGCCGTCGCCGATGATTTGCCTAAGTGGATTTCCCTGAGCCCAATCTGCGTATACTTGGCACAACTGGAAAGCAGCACAACTCACCGAATTCAAGTAGACATTGCCGCCAAAGGAGCTCATGTTGAGAATAATGCCGTAGTAGACCAGATTCATGGTGAACCAGATGCAGAAGAAGCAGATGGAGATGCGGCGCAGGTAACTGGAACGGAACAGGTAGGTAACATCCTGCGTACTGCTCTCCTGCGTCGGCGGCGTCAGCTGATAGTCGGCGGGTAGCTGGCGACCATTGAACTTGGCGGCCGCCTCAATGATGCGACGCACTTCATCGATTCGACCCTTGACCAGCAGCCAGCGCGGCGATTCCGGCACCACAAACCTAAAGTACACAAGCACCCAAATTTAATCAAAGAAAATTTGGCGCAGGAAACATGTGCGGCGTGAAATATGCCACTCTGTTTATAGTGGGCTACCACCCACGCGctgttttcttatttattcACATGTGTTCACATGTGATCTATAGTATATACACATCTGTCTTCGTGTCATACATTATGCTGTTAGTTTACCTGTCCAAAGCGATCAAAGACTTACCAAAGAAAGCACAGGAAGATCCCCGGAATGCCGATACACAGCTGTAGGCGTTGATAGTCCTGGGTCAGATAGGCCAGGCCCGAGATGATCATGTACGAGATTGGCAGTGGAAACAGGTTGTACATTCCGGCGATGGTTCTCCACTTGCCATCCACATACTCAATGGCCAGGATCAGACCGGAGTAGGTGACCGATACCGACACCAAGCCAAGCAGGGCGCGAAGTGTGAGATAGAGCTCAAAGGAGCTGCAGATATAGAGCCAGAGACCTAAAGAGAATATACAAGGAAAATACACATATACGATTTTCTGATAATTTAAACAAGTTTAGGAAATGGTCAAAGATGAGAGAATACCACGTATACGAACACGTAATCCAAGCCAGTGCTTGAAATTCAATTCTGCAGATAGCAATTGCAATAGCaattaacttttattaaaGATTTTACATTTATAGTAAATGAAAGTTAGGGTGGTCATAAGTTGAACAGTTAATTAACGCTTTAAGGAATTTACTTGGAATCCCCAGCAGCCTCGCAATCAAAAGCAATTCCGCACACGTGCCCACCCTCGATGCCAGTCCCTCATTAGTAATGTCCTTTCGaatgcaaatttcaattatacATTGTGAGAGATTTAATCAACAAGGACAACAAGGCTGCCAAGAGCCAGGCAGCCACAACTGCAGCAACGACCACCTCCACCTGACAGCCCGGCCCCACAAAACCCGCAGAGAGGCACTCGATGTGCTCGTGTTGACCCCCCGACATGGCCAAGTTCACAGTCAACGGAGGAGGACATCGTCAGGGCCAATGTCGGTGTGACTTCCGTATATTCAGGGGTATCCATGAGGTGGGCTGAGGTGGCCAtagtgtgcatgtgtgtgtgtgtgtgtgaggagGGGGGTACTGAAATGGCCTTTATGCCTCGAGAGACACTCACCGAATATGGTCTGCAGCACGGCCGATATGAAGAGCATTGTCTTGCGGCCGAACTTGTCCGATAAATAGCCGGAGATAATGCCACCTGTTGCCACGCCCAGCAGGAAGAACATCTCGGCCACGTTCTTCAGGTGTTCCTTCTCGCACACCAGATCCCACTGCGACGTCCAGGTGTTCCCGACATTGTCGTTCGTCTCGTACTCCCATTTCTCGCAGGCCACCAACTTTTTGTCCATCTCCGGCGGAGTCTAAATCAATAGCGATGTATATTAGCAAAGGTTTCTATCCTGAACCACTGGTGTTTAGAGTCTCACCTTCCAGTCTGATGGCAGCGTGGTTTCATTGCTCACTTGACTCCAATCGATACCCTCCCATCGCCGGCAATTGTCGACGGAGCCACTCAAGTTCCGCCAGGTGGCCACTGGCATCTGCTGGAATTGCGCTGGCCGCTGGCACCAGAAGTCCTTGTTGGCCGCCTGGTAGATGGACGAGGATATGTGGAAGGTGTTGGGCACCTGGAAGAGCGACAGCAGCACCGTCATCAGCAACTGCCACTTGCCGTAGTGGCCCATCAGGTCGCCGATCACGTCGGTCTCGTCCTCATCGTCCGCCGGATCCAGTCCGCTCACCGCCGCTGCCGGCGACTGAGGCGTCGCTGTCTGCTGTTTGGGCGGGATGGTGGGGCTGGTGGTGGGAGATGGTTTGGCGGAGTCGTGCATGATGCACAAAGGAACTGAAATGAGAAACGAGACCATGAATCATCAATGAAAGAACTCTAATAGGCTAAATTTTAAGGATCTTTAAAGTATAGGCAATCCTTAATTAATTTGGGGTTAACAAGTTCTTATATTCCTCAAAATATATGTCACGAATATAGTTTGTTTGGTAGTGAAATTAATGATATCATAGGAACTAGTTACTAATGCTTTATTTCTATATCAACCGTTGATAAATAACTGGCAAAGATGCAGATTGACTTAAAGGAACATGCAAATAATCGACTTCTGCGGGCAGGggaattaattttattgcccgtGTCAGGAGCACACAAAGGAGCAATTAGTTAAGTGGTCAGTGACTGGCCATAAACCAACTAGGAGTCGAAGACGGAGGCCAAAGCCTCTCAGAAACAGTCCGAATGCAGTCAAGTCAAGCGGCTCTATTTCATTTATTAGGACAATCCCCCCGCTTCCATCTGCCCCCTTGAAGGGTTCTGATGCCCAAGTCCGAGTCCGGTCATTGGTCAACCTGCGTTCGATGGAATTCAATCACGTTGGAGGCGATTAACTACAGCAGCCGGAGAccagcaaagcaaaagcaaaagttggTGCTGAGCACCGAGAATGgcgaactgaactgaactgaaccgaaccGAGCTAGCACTACAAAGTAAAAGAATAATAGCCAAGATTTAATGTAATTGCGT from Drosophila santomea strain STO CAGO 1482 chromosome 3R, Prin_Dsan_1.1, whole genome shotgun sequence includes:
- the LOC120452832 gene encoding organic cation transporter protein isoform X2, with amino-acid sequence MHDSAKPSPTTSPTIPPKQQTATPQSPAAAVSGLDPADDEDETDVIGDLMGHYGKWQLLMTVLLSLFQVPNTFHISSSIYQAANKDFWCQRPAQFQQMPVATWRNLSGSVDNCRRWEGIDWSQVSNETTLPSDWKTPPEMDKKLVACEKWEYETNDNVGNTWTSQWDLVCEKEHLKNVAEMFFLLGVATGGIISGYLSDKFGRKTMLFISAVLQTIFGLWLYICSSFELYLTLRALLGLVSVSVTYSGLILAIEYVDGKWRTIAGMYNLFPLPISYMIISGLAYLTQDYQRLQLCIGIPGIFLCFLWFVVPESPRWLLVKGRIDEVRRIIEAAAKFNGRQLPADYQLTPPTQESSTQDVTYLFRSSYLRRISICFFCIWFTMNLVYYGIILNMSSFGGNVYLNSALAGLVEIPAIAVAMYIITKVGKKWLFCATLICAGVACCCAAITEGHADLLWLKITFLMMGKFTISAGNTIMPVYTAELYPTPIRNVGVGACNVAAGLALILTPYLSLLNKIEGHLLMTLLTAWSIFGGVVVLFLPETAVRQKTDNQGGSNANASAAKQV
- the LOC120452832 gene encoding organic cation transporter protein isoform X1 produces the protein MAKRKSLTHDSPSMELELPLLAPQERSQRSRSGTIPLCIMHDSAKPSPTTSPTIPPKQQTATPQSPAAAVSGLDPADDEDETDVIGDLMGHYGKWQLLMTVLLSLFQVPNTFHISSSIYQAANKDFWCQRPAQFQQMPVATWRNLSGSVDNCRRWEGIDWSQVSNETTLPSDWKTPPEMDKKLVACEKWEYETNDNVGNTWTSQWDLVCEKEHLKNVAEMFFLLGVATGGIISGYLSDKFGRKTMLFISAVLQTIFGLWLYICSSFELYLTLRALLGLVSVSVTYSGLILAIEYVDGKWRTIAGMYNLFPLPISYMIISGLAYLTQDYQRLQLCIGIPGIFLCFLWFVVPESPRWLLVKGRIDEVRRIIEAAAKFNGRQLPADYQLTPPTQESSTQDVTYLFRSSYLRRISICFFCIWFTMNLVYYGIILNMSSFGGNVYLNSALAGLVEIPAIAVAMYIITKVGKKWLFCATLICAGVACCCAAITEGHADLLWLKITFLMMGKFTISAGNTIMPVYTAELYPTPIRNVGVGACNVAAGLALILTPYLSLLNKIEGHLLMTLLTAWSIFGGVVVLFLPETAVRQKTDNQGGSNANASAAKQV